GGGAGCTGGCCTCGTTCTATGGCCTGAGAAAGGAGAACTTCGTTGTCGGAAACGGCTCGGACGAGATACTGGACATCATCTTCAAGACATTCATGGAGCCGGGAGGCAATGTGGTCATGGCCTACCCTTCCTACTCCCTCCACGGGTGGTTCGCACAGGTCAACGGGGGCGGAGCGGTACAGGTGGACCTTAGAGAGGGGTATCAGTTGGACGTCGACGGTATGCTCGATGCAAAGGGGGACCTTGTCATCGTCTGCACGCCGAACAACCCCACCTCGAACTCCTTCATGAAAGAGGACGTATTGCGCCTGGTATCGGAATCGGACAGGCCCGTCGTGGTCGACGAGGCATATGGCGAGTTCGCCCCTGCAGGCAGCTCGTTCATCCCACTGGTGGAGGACTTCGAGAACCTCATCGTCACAAGGACATTCTCCAAAGCATATGCATTAGCGGGTATGAGGATAGGCTATTCGATCGCGAACAAAGACCTCACTCTGGCGATGCAGAAGGTCCGGGTGCCTTACTCCCTGAACAAGATCAGCGAGCTCGTTGCCATAAAGGCATTGAGGGACCAGGATTTCGTAAGGAGGACCATTGAGGTGGTCTCCTCTGAGAGAAAGAGGCTGGAGGACGGGCTATCGGCCCTTGGCCTCGAGGTCTTCCCATCCCAGGCCAATTTCATATTGTTCAAATGCCCGATGGGCTCGGATGTCC
This genomic window from Methanomassiliicoccales archaeon contains:
- the hisC gene encoding histidinol-phosphate transaminase — encoded protein: MKQRWLRSTVRDLQLYYDPDIKGSPLRMDTNTNPLGENPAVREALAEGASLGLEQYPSTYGDGLRRELASFYGLRKENFVVGNGSDEILDIIFKTFMEPGGNVVMAYPSYSLHGWFAQVNGGGAVQVDLREGYQLDVDGMLDAKGDLVIVCTPNNPTSNSFMKEDVLRLVSESDRPVVVDEAYGEFAPAGSSFIPLVEDFENLIVTRTFSKAYALAGMRIGYSIANKDLTLAMQKVRVPYSLNKISELVAIKALRDQDFVRRTIEVVSSERKRLEDGLSALGLEVFPSQANFILFKCPMGSDVLVSRLREKNVLIRDFGNKRLLKDCARTTIGTREQNDILLEKMAEVVKECR